The following coding sequences are from one Rutidosis leptorrhynchoides isolate AG116_Rl617_1_P2 chromosome 11, CSIRO_AGI_Rlap_v1, whole genome shotgun sequence window:
- the LOC139874325 gene encoding uncharacterized protein, protein MDPQKIESVLHWPTPTTIKGVRGFLGLTGYYRKFIKDYGKIARPLTELTKKDNFGWNPQGQAAFDALKHQVILAPVLALPDFNLPFEIECDVSGRGIGAVLMQSKIPIAYFSDRLYDHDRLVIPSTSAWIRKLLDEFHNSPSGGYSGFYRTYRRLAPHVYWPLPIPVSIWEFISMDFITGLPKSKGLQGIKLQFSSAYHPKTDGQTEVVNRSLETFLRCFAADQPKTWSFWLPWAEFWHNSTYQVSSNTTPFDIVYGRSPPIVFRFIPGESYMKATADKHLRDIEYSVGDWIGSTAYKLQLPQDSKVHPIFHVSLLKKVVGNAPVEPTLHLGFETEPSDILAPIKCLATHSITKNGTITPQWLIQYPAPTEATWEDAIDI, encoded by the exons ATGGATCCTCAAAAAATCGAATCCGTATTGCACTGGCCTACCCCTACCACGATTAAGGGTGTACGTGGTTTTTTGGGTCTCACCGGATATTACAGGAAGTTTATTAAGGACTACGGGAAAATTGCCCGACCTCTTACTGAGTTGACAAAAAAAGATAATTTCGGATGGAATCCACAGGGCCAAGCTGCCTTTGACGCCTTAAAACATCAGGTTATCTTAGCCCCAGTTTTGGCACTTCCAGATTTTAATTTGCCATTTGAAATTGAGTGTGATGTTTCGGGCCGTGGCATTGGTGCTGTTCTGATGCAATCCAAAATACCAATCGCTTACTTCA GTGATCGACTTTACGATCATGATCGGTTGGTTATTCCTTCTACCTCAGCATGGATACGAAAGCTTTTAGATGAGTTCCATAACAGCCCTTCTGGTGGTTACTCAGGATTCTATCGTACCTATCGACGTTTAGCTCCTCATGTCTATTGG CCTCTTCCTATTCCTGTTTCTATATGGGAATTTAtctccatggatttcatcacgggCCTCCCAAAATCCAAGGG CCTTCAAGGTATCAAGCTGCAATTCAGTTCGGCCTACCATCCGAAAACTGACGGTCAAACCGAGGTGGTTAACCGCAGTTTAGAGACTTTTTTACGGTGCTTTGCTGCAGATCAGCCTAAAACATGGTCATTTTGGTTGCCTTGGGCCGAGTTTTGGCATAACTCCACTTACCAAGTTTCATCCAACACAACACCATTCGACATTGTTTATGGTAGATCACCACCAATAGTTTTCCGCTTTATTCCAGGGGAG TCATACATGAAAGCGACAGCGGATAAGCATCTTCGTGACATCGAGTATTCTGTTGGTGACTGG ATTGGGTCTACTGCTTACAAGCTTCAACTTCCACAAGACTCGAAAGTTCATCCCATCTTTCACGTTTCACTACTAAAAAAGGTTGTGGGAAATGCCCCTGTTGAACCCACGCTTCATCTCGGGTTTGAGACCGAACCATCAGACATCCTCGCTCCTATTAAATGTTTGGCTACACATTCTATCACCAAAAATGGTACCATTACTCCACAATGGCTAATTCAGTATCCTGCTCCAACAGAAGCTACCTGGGAAGATGCTATTGACATCTAA